From Bactrocera oleae isolate idBacOlea1 chromosome 4, idBacOlea1, whole genome shotgun sequence:
CGCAATCTGTATGCTTGCtgacaaaataaaactttgaattGATAAGATTTGTGGATTGTAAACAAGCACACCTTCATTtgcataatatgtatgtatgtatgtatgtattaatgtacATTAGTGCGTCACATTAATTCACTAAGCCGATGATGTTCCATGGTGGAGATGAACTCAGAAGTGAGATAATTGAATTCCAAGTAATtgcaatacaaacatacatactcgtattaatatataatttagaaCCGAAGCAAAGAAGTCTAGAAGTGAGTTAATCCACATCAAGACTAACAGGTATGTTAATTGTATCTTATTTATACAACTTTTATTGCTGGtgttacatacatatcatattgtaataacacaacaacaacttcatATTAACAAAGTCATCATatggtattttataaaaatcgagATCTTTGTAGAAGTTTCGACTGTGCCCAATTcagggttttttttttacggAAAACGAGAGTTTTCAAAACTTAAGATGTCAAATAGTTTTGATTCAAATATTAACTCTACTCGAGTTTTCTCATTTTTTCTTGGCATTCACTACTTAGGTATGTCAAAAATACGGCTACctcaaaaagtttttattgtGAACGCGCTTTTGCAGTCCAACAATTCTTTAAGGCAACCCCATACAAAAAGTTTTGTCAGTTCTTGAAGgtaccacaacaacaaactgTCATCACGAAAGCAAAATTTACTATTTCTTCGCATTTAGTGCGCGAGATTCTGTAAAGTGTGCAGTTTTTTAGGCTGGGTCAATAAACCTTCCTGTGCCAAATAGATAGGATACGTAAAACTATTAAACATCGATTCGTATGATGTTAATTCGAAGGGTGGTATGTTTGGTCGGTTGAAGGATAAACCCGTTAGCAGTGTGTGCTTAGGTGATGGGATGACGTTGAGCCAAGTTGCGAACCTCATCGTCACTGAAGCGGTTGTTAAGTGTAACTGTGCCTGATCACGGAACGAACTCTTGAAAtcttatggaaaacttttttagtatCCTTTTCCTATATTGAAACTAATTATATGTTCTTCTACAGAAAATTTACGGTTTCAATTAGTTTGTGTGGGGTAGTCGATACAGACTCCTCGAATCAAGAGGTTGCGCTTATTAAAGGTGGGTCGAAACTTCAGTTGGGAATAAagattaaactaaaataaaagctaGACCTAATAATACACACTAGTCTGTATAGAGCCTGAGGACCAATGACATTTAAACCAGGCGGAACCGCCAAGCTACAGAAAGCCCTTCAGCTGCCATATTATCGAGTAAGGGTTTGAATAGTCTGACATACTTAAGTTCTAATAAAAAACTTCAGCATCAATTGTACTTACGCCCGCCAGTTTATAATCCAATACTGCCTCCGATAACGGTTGTATGCTGCGCACTAACCAATGTATCACCGCTTGGTTGCCATTGACTTCCAAGTCCTCCAATTGTGGATGTTCTGGCTCATAAATGATATGCACTTTCGTCTCACCACGGCCAATGGCATTCTATAATAACGATAAATTTTACCAATACTGCACAAATATCTATTTCGACACGCCTCCTCACCTGCACTTGGCATATATACTCGCCAAGATCGTTAGCGCTCACATCCATAACTGTTAAGATCGAACGTTTGCGTTCTTTATGTGCTATCTcgttaaatgtaaatttattggAGGTATTCAGTTTTTTACCGTTACGAAGCCATAATACTTCACCGCTCGGGTTTGCCGAATAGTCACAATACAGCTCTGCTTTGCTACCCTGTTCCGTATTGACATAATGCCGATAAGTGGAGACCTTTGGCACATATACAACATCGACGACGATCATGGCGTGCGGCGGTTCCTGTGAGAGATCATCGGCTAGGCACTGATAAATGCCACCATGTTTTGTATCCACATTGTCAATATAGAGCTGCTCGCCAAGAACTCGTTCGACCAAGCTTTCAGCACGTTTGCCCTGCGGAGACGAAGAATAAGTACGAAATTATGTTAGGTTAGTCCACTGTGTCTTTTTTAGTTTACAACTCACATCGATAAACCATTTGATCGGCACATTTTCCAGCGAATagtatttgcatatacatacatgtggttCACCCTGGACAAATACCAAAGTCTCATTGGTGACCTCATGTCCGTCACAGAATATCATTAGGCTCTCATCGACTTCGACCAGCGCATGCATGCGCACCTTCTCAGGCAGCACTTCACAGTAATAGTCGCCAGCATCTTTAGAGGTCACATTCTTAACCACCAGTGAGTTATTCTTGAGCACATCCACATTGGGGTCCATAACGAATTGTCCGGTTGCTATCACAATTTTACCCTTATACCACATGATCACATTGTTTGCTGGAAGGAAGAGCATTTAAGGTGAGTTATTCTCT
This genomic window contains:
- the LOC106618135 gene encoding neural cell adhesion molecule 2 — protein: MIKKFFKIKMKCGTPLLLTLFFATICLQFSAGVAAENKTVTSSPVGDIETDADYAKDDYYYDDETDADGGDVDNEYIDDEEDVGEEYKNDLANEAAEIKAAELRVDPPYFEQAEVNIYTRPGENLLLDCAPKDIHPNNVIMWYKGKIVIATGQFVMDPNVDVLKNNSLVVKNVTSKDAGDYYCEVLPEKVRMHALVEVDESLMIFCDGHEVTNETLVFVQGEPHVCICKYYSLENVPIKWFIDGKRAESLVERVLGEQLYIDNVDTKHGGIYQCLADDLSQEPPHAMIVVDVVYVPKVSTYRHYVNTEQGSKAELYCDYSANPSGEVLWLRNGKKLNTSNKFTFNEIAHKERKRSILTVMDVSANDLGEYICQVQNAIGRGETKVHIIYEPEHPQLEDLEVNGNQAVIHWLVRSIQPLSEAVLDYKLAGSYTWSKVSVVHTRRHAESHIWKVTHEMELTPGSWHVRMRAKNTVGWSAFSAQHDFVIKDNESDVDAYDELDGVDDGDNLDTADAPKNMIAVASFGGGANGGAALQMSNKLFALLSASSMSLLLLLSINGIL